Proteins from a single region of Mercenaria mercenaria strain notata unplaced genomic scaffold, MADL_Memer_1 contig_1754, whole genome shotgun sequence:
- the LOC128551843 gene encoding myosin heavy chain, clone 203-like → MAEGGVLPSLKDGSDADFEITCTPCGEDSVREEAIKYCQECQEYLCAMCTKYHGRLKATRAHRLLDKDNDRQSSFVAKTRCRYHPDRDIEMYCEAHDMVYCTLCIATEHRPCDGVNKIEDKLESSVNQTEIHRVLDETKNALETIKTVVVKQQKNIVSLEEERNATQDKLEDVKTSLVEHILKLKKETSDSVDKIYAKTKEELEFEINVSTNMIKNLEKMLELMQLVHNLDAGQQFIQMKLVKMNLTDANKLHSNSESNGTKSVCFTENTDLITSVMTAVAFGDVREGSENRKPSKPKKYKMKSKKEVNVKLGTSLRIWPLVRSPRLVKIFREDWGTDKNTCFISDVCQHQDGTILLTDSDNRNVKRLKSNYKLKDNCDLDASPKNICFISKNEVAVKMNNNTIQFIDVSNTMSKTRCIDIVSGGQFGLAFCMGELWTSGRVGVNVYSTTGNLVKSIDNNQNVQPIFKSGTQHMAASGDSVLVTDSSDGAVCLNNDGTIRRELRSSGLKYTRGVCVSDDGIVLLCGFSSNNIVMFSSEGKYLGELVAQDVGLKSPISLCYDVNKHSVIVTCSFSNAISVVELGE, encoded by the exons ATGGCTGAAGGGGGTGTTTTACCATCTTTAAAAGATGGTTCTGATGCGGATTTCGAGATAACGTGTACACCTTGTGGAGAAGACAGTGTGAGAGAAGAGGCCATCAAGTATTGTCAAGAATGTCAAGAATATTTATGTGCAATGTGCACCAAATATCATGGTCGACTCAAAGCTACAAGAGCCCATAGACTACTTGATAAAGATAATGACAGACAGAGCTCTTTTGTTGCTAAGACAAGATGCCGTTATCATCCGGATAGAGACATTGAGATGTATTGTGAAGCACATGATATGGTGTATTGTACTTTGTGTATAGCCACAGAACATAG ACCTTGTGACGGCGTTAACAAAATAGAAGACAAGTTGGAATCGTCTGTTAATCAAACTGAGATTCATCGAGTGCTAGATGAAACCAAGAACGCACTAGAAACCATTAAAACTGTGGTAGTCAAGCAACAGAAGAATATAGTTTCTCTCgaagaggaaagaaacgccacACAGGACAAGCTGGAAGATGTTAAGACAAGCCTGGTAGAACATATCCTTAAACTGAAGAAGGAGACATCTGACTCTGTAGACAAAATATATGCCAAGACGAAAGAAGAACTTGAGTTTGAAATTAATGTATCAACTAACATGATAAAAAACTTGGAGAAAATGTTAGAACTAATGCAATTAGTTCATAATTTGGACGCAGGACAACAGTTCATTCAGATGAAACTGGTGAAGATGAATTTAACAGATGCCAACAAGTTACATTCCAACAGTGAATCAAATGGAACAAAATCAGTTTGTTTCACAGAAAACACTGATTTGATAACCTCCGTAATGACAGCAGTTGCTTTTGGAGACGTGCGTGAAGGAAGTGAGAACAGAAAACCATCGAAGCCAAAGAAGTACAAAATGAAGTCGAAGAAAGAGGTCAATGTAAAACTGGGAACCAGTCTTCGAATTTGGCCACTAGTCCGAAGCCCGAGGCTAGTAAAAA TTTTTCGTGAAGACTGGGGAACtgacaaaaatacatgttttatttctgATGTTTGCCAACATCAGGATGGTACAATCCTGCTGACTGACAGTGATAACAGAAATGTTAAGAGGCTAAAGAGTAACTACAAGCTGAAGGACAATTGTGACCTAGATGCAAGTCCAAAGAACATATGTTTCATTAGTAAGAACGAAGTAGCTGTCAAAATGAACAATAACACCATCCAGTTCATAGATGTTAGTAATACCATGTCTAAAACGAGATGTATAGATATAGTTTCGGGGGGTCAGTTTGGACTTGCATTTTGTATGGGAGAGCTATGGACATCTGGAAGAGTGGGTGTTAACGTGTACAGTACTACAGGAAACCTTGTTAAGTCTATTGACAATAATCAGAATGTTCAGCCGATATTTAAATCGGGAACTCAGCACATGGCTGCCAGTGGTGATAGCGTTCTCGTGACAGATAGCAGTGATGGTGCTGTCTGTTTAAACAACGACGGTACGATACGGAGGGAACTACGTAGTAGTGGACTGAAATACACCCGAGGTGTCTGTGTATCCGACGATGGAATCGTACTACTCTGTGGATTTAGCTCCAACAATATCGTGATGTTCAGCAGCGAAGGAAAATATCTTGGAGAATTAGTGGCGCAAGATGTTGGATTGAAGAGCCCTATCAGTCTGTGTTATGATGTTAATAAGCACAGTGTAATTGTAACATGCAGTTTTTCTAACGCCATAAGTGTAGTTGAACTTGGAGAATAA